A window of the Burkholderia sp. 9120 genome harbors these coding sequences:
- a CDS encoding (Fe-S)-binding protein: protein MKVALFIPCFIDAFYPEVGIATLELLERFGIEVDYPQEQTCCGQPMANSGAHSDAAGAERVFARNFAGYDYIVGPSASCIHHVREHLTALEQTDEVKQVRANAYELVEFLHDVVGAREFPWAEFPHRVGLHNSCSALRHLKEASISEVSGTPFSKPRTLLEGVKGIEFVKPARPDECCGFGGTFSVTEEPVSVRMGQDKVRDHLQAGAEYIVSGDMSCLMHQQGCAERMKAEARFIHIAQVLNGART, encoded by the coding sequence ATGAAAGTCGCTCTGTTTATCCCGTGCTTTATCGACGCGTTCTATCCCGAAGTGGGCATCGCCACGCTCGAATTGCTCGAACGCTTTGGCATCGAGGTCGACTATCCGCAGGAGCAGACCTGCTGCGGGCAGCCCATGGCCAACAGCGGCGCGCACTCCGACGCGGCCGGCGCCGAACGCGTGTTCGCGCGCAATTTCGCGGGCTACGACTACATCGTCGGACCGTCGGCGAGCTGCATCCACCATGTGCGCGAACATCTGACCGCGCTCGAACAGACCGACGAAGTGAAACAGGTCCGCGCCAACGCGTACGAACTCGTCGAGTTTCTGCACGACGTGGTCGGCGCGCGCGAGTTTCCGTGGGCCGAATTTCCGCATCGCGTGGGTCTGCACAATAGCTGCAGCGCGTTGCGGCATCTGAAAGAAGCGTCCATTTCCGAAGTGTCGGGCACGCCGTTCTCGAAGCCGCGCACGCTGCTGGAAGGCGTGAAGGGCATCGAGTTCGTCAAGCCGGCGCGGCCCGACGAATGCTGCGGTTTCGGCGGCACGTTCTCGGTGACCGAGGAACCGGTGTCGGTGCGCATGGGGCAGGACAAGGTCCGCGATCATCTGCAGGCAGGCGCCGAATACATCGTTTCGGGCGACATGTCGTGCCTGATGCATCAGCAAGGCTGCGCGGAGCGCATGAAGGCCGAGGCGCGCTTCATCCACATCGCGCAGGTGCTCAACGGAGCGCGCACATGA
- a CDS encoding LUD domain-containing protein: MSRIDHAKAAGAFIKKTEHVAFHDKRLWDLREKRDAQAHGIAEWETMRELASGIKEHTLSHLSGYLEQFAATAEANGVTVHWASTAEEHNALVHQIMSERGMTTLVKSKSMLTDECKMREYLEPRGITVMETDLGERIQQLDHQDPSHMVVPAVHKLRADVAELFGRTIGTDPKNSDIHYLAESQRMNTRPYFVREKTAGMTGCNFAVAETGTVVVCTNEGNADLSANVPPLHIASIGIEKLIPKVADLGVFIRMLSRSALGSPITQYTSHFRAPRPGTEMHFILVDHGRSERLAMEDFWYSLKCIRCGACMNTCPVYRRSGGLSYGGTYSGPIGAIINPTYDLKRYSALPFASTLNGSCTNVCPVKINIHEQIYKWRTVIAEHHEVPFVKQEVLKMAGRLLASPTLYRATVSSMGSALRGLPNFMLYNPLNIWGKQRELPEAPKLTFHAWYKKNRGVKDGNA; the protein is encoded by the coding sequence ATGAGCCGCATCGATCACGCGAAAGCCGCCGGCGCTTTCATCAAGAAGACCGAGCACGTGGCGTTCCACGACAAGCGGTTGTGGGATTTGCGTGAGAAGCGCGACGCGCAGGCGCACGGCATTGCCGAATGGGAGACGATGCGCGAGCTGGCGTCGGGCATCAAGGAACACACGCTGTCGCATCTGTCCGGATATCTGGAGCAGTTCGCTGCCACAGCCGAGGCGAACGGCGTGACCGTACATTGGGCGTCGACGGCCGAAGAACACAACGCGCTGGTGCACCAGATCATGTCCGAGCGCGGCATGACCACGCTCGTCAAAAGCAAGTCGATGCTCACCGACGAATGCAAGATGCGCGAGTATCTGGAACCGCGCGGCATCACGGTGATGGAAACGGACCTGGGCGAGCGCATCCAGCAGCTCGATCATCAGGACCCGAGTCATATGGTGGTGCCGGCGGTGCACAAGCTGCGCGCCGACGTTGCCGAACTGTTCGGCCGCACTATCGGCACCGATCCGAAGAACAGCGACATCCACTATCTCGCGGAGAGCCAGCGGATGAACACGCGGCCGTACTTCGTGCGCGAAAAAACGGCGGGCATGACCGGCTGCAATTTCGCGGTGGCGGAAACGGGCACCGTGGTGGTGTGTACGAACGAAGGCAATGCGGATCTCTCGGCGAACGTGCCGCCGCTCCATATCGCGTCGATCGGGATCGAAAAGCTGATTCCGAAAGTGGCCGATCTCGGCGTGTTTATCCGCATGCTGTCGCGCAGCGCGCTGGGTTCGCCGATCACGCAGTACACGTCGCATTTCCGCGCGCCGCGTCCGGGCACGGAGATGCATTTCATCCTCGTCGATCACGGCCGTTCGGAACGGCTCGCGATGGAAGACTTCTGGTACTCGCTCAAGTGCATTCGCTGCGGCGCCTGCATGAACACCTGTCCGGTGTACCGGCGCAGCGGCGGGCTCTCTTATGGCGGCACGTACTCGGGGCCGATCGGCGCGATTATCAATCCCACCTACGATCTGAAGCGCTATAGCGCGTTGCCGTTCGCGTCGACGTTGAACGGCAGTTGCACGAACGTGTGTCCGGTGAAGATCAATATTCACGAGCAGATCTACAAGTGGCGCACGGTGATCGCCGAGCATCATGAAGTGCCGTTCGTGAAGCAGGAAGTGCTGAAAATGGCGGGGCGCTTGCTCGCGAGTCCGACCTTGTATCGCGCGACGGTGTCGTCGATGGGTAGCGCGTTGCGCGGGCTGCCGAATTTCATGTTGTACAACCCGCTGAATATCTGGGGCAAGCAACGGGAGTTGCCGGAGGCGCCTAAGCTGACCTTCCACGCCTGGTACAAGAAGAATCGTGGAGTTAAAGATGGCAACGCGTGA
- a CDS encoding cytochrome P450: protein MTTSPSSQCPFHADEPPPPVPHAAGVWPPGPSVGLTGWGALRRMSHDLLATVAEWQQAFGDVVYLRIWPEHQLVVSDPQLVRELLVNRHDELIRWEHGMRVFGEVHGHSVLIAEGDAWKDKRHTLQPGFSRAAVHAFVPTMVAAAGAAFAGWPQKEEAWPIESAITSLAMDVIMRMMFSSEIGSDARMAEQAAHTLIVSTYTGLYWPMSSPRWVPWKRATRRAQAMLDGLIERHLQTRLRLARDAWPDDLLSRLLKLHLSDPAAWPLQAVHDECMTTFLAGHDTSAATLIWWAWCMAANPAAQTAARDEVRRVLQGAEPDADALASLPYLTQTLQETLRLYPAVPVLSSRRSTQPFTLGPWQLPAGTMFMVPVQLMHHDPRWFPEPMTFRPERFSSDAPKLPRGAYMPFGAGPRVCLGQHLAMTELTVIAAVLLQRFELSVPQGMKAPRPVLNVSLRPEALLRLRLSQIAG from the coding sequence ATGACCACCTCACCTTCCTCCCAGTGCCCCTTCCACGCGGATGAGCCGCCTCCGCCTGTCCCTCACGCTGCCGGCGTCTGGCCGCCCGGGCCGTCCGTCGGCCTGACCGGCTGGGGCGCGTTGAGACGCATGTCGCACGATCTGCTGGCGACGGTGGCCGAGTGGCAGCAAGCTTTCGGCGACGTCGTCTATCTGCGGATCTGGCCGGAGCATCAGCTTGTCGTCAGCGATCCGCAGTTAGTGCGTGAGCTGCTGGTCAATCGCCATGACGAGTTGATCCGCTGGGAGCACGGCATGCGCGTGTTCGGCGAAGTGCACGGACACAGTGTGCTGATCGCCGAGGGCGATGCGTGGAAAGACAAGCGGCACACGTTGCAGCCGGGCTTCTCGCGGGCGGCGGTGCATGCGTTCGTGCCGACCATGGTCGCGGCGGCCGGCGCGGCGTTCGCGGGTTGGCCGCAGAAGGAGGAGGCGTGGCCGATCGAGAGCGCGATCACGTCGCTGGCCATGGACGTGATCATGCGGATGATGTTCTCGAGCGAGATCGGCAGCGATGCGCGCATGGCCGAGCAAGCCGCGCATACGTTGATCGTGTCGACTTATACCGGCCTCTACTGGCCGATGAGCTCACCGCGCTGGGTGCCGTGGAAGCGTGCCACGCGGCGGGCGCAGGCGATGCTGGACGGCTTGATCGAACGTCATCTGCAAACGAGATTGCGGCTGGCGCGCGACGCGTGGCCGGACGATCTGCTGTCGCGTCTGCTGAAGCTGCATCTGTCCGACCCCGCGGCATGGCCGCTGCAGGCCGTCCACGACGAGTGCATGACGACCTTCCTCGCGGGCCATGACACCAGCGCCGCTACGCTGATCTGGTGGGCATGGTGCATGGCCGCCAATCCGGCCGCGCAGACGGCCGCGCGCGACGAAGTCCGGCGGGTGCTGCAAGGCGCCGAACCCGACGCGGACGCGTTGGCGTCCTTGCCGTATCTGACGCAGACATTGCAGGAAACGTTGCGGCTTTACCCGGCCGTGCCGGTGCTCAGCAGCCGCCGGTCGACGCAGCCGTTCACGCTGGGCCCCTGGCAATTGCCCGCCGGGACGATGTTCATGGTGCCGGTGCAATTGATGCATCACGACCCGCGCTGGTTTCCCGAGCCGATGACGTTTCGGCCCGAGCGCTTCTCTTCGGACGCGCCGAAGTTGCCGCGCGGCGCGTATATGCCGTTCGGCGCGGGGCCGCGTGTGTGCCTCGGACAGCACCTGGCGATGACCGAGCTGACCGTGATCGCGGCCGTGCTATTGCAGCGCTTCGAGCTAAGCGTGCCGCAAGGGATGAAAGCGCCGCGGCCCGTGCTGAACGTGTCGCTCAGGCCCGAAGCGCTGCTGCGCTTGCGGCTCAGCCAGATCGCCGGCTAA
- a CDS encoding FadR/GntR family transcriptional regulator: protein MPFRPIQSFTRKRLSDVVSDQIKQLISDGTLMPGDRLPAERDLATQLGVSRPSLREALIRLEADGYIETSGRGGFTVVDVTAPIISKPLAELLTQNPRTSADILELRQGLEAISTVYAAERATAADQQKITHAFEALKAGSQSQDRVNLAELDAAFHLAIADSTHNIALAHVMHGIHTLIREGMRQYHRLIDYDNAMEKQLMTQHQAIYDAVMTRDAQKARKAAERHLTFVREIYKDDAANPAANVVS, encoded by the coding sequence ATGCCATTTCGCCCGATCCAGTCTTTCACGCGCAAACGGCTTTCCGACGTGGTGTCCGACCAGATCAAGCAACTGATCTCGGACGGCACGCTGATGCCCGGCGACCGCTTGCCGGCCGAACGCGATCTGGCCACGCAACTCGGCGTATCGCGGCCTTCGCTGCGCGAAGCGCTGATCCGGCTCGAAGCGGACGGTTACATCGAAACCTCGGGGCGGGGCGGCTTCACGGTGGTCGACGTCACCGCGCCGATCATCTCCAAGCCGCTGGCCGAACTGCTCACGCAGAATCCGCGCACCAGTGCCGATATTCTGGAGCTGCGCCAGGGGCTCGAAGCGATTTCCACGGTGTATGCGGCGGAGCGCGCCACGGCCGCCGATCAGCAAAAGATCACTCACGCGTTCGAGGCATTGAAGGCCGGTTCGCAGTCGCAAGACCGCGTGAATCTCGCGGAACTGGACGCCGCGTTTCATCTCGCGATCGCGGATTCCACGCACAACATCGCGCTGGCGCATGTGATGCACGGCATCCATACGCTGATTCGCGAGGGCATGCGCCAGTACCATCGGCTGATCGATTACGACAACGCGATGGAAAAGCAGTTGATGACCCAGCATCAGGCGATCTACGACGCCGTGATGACGCGCGACGCGCAAAAGGCGCGCAAGGCGGCCGAACGTCATCTGACTTTTGTCCGCGAAATCTACAAGGACGACGCCGCGAATCCCGCGGCGAATGTCGTTTCGTAA
- a CDS encoding peptidase S10, producing MGVRFDCSLRGSGAARSMMSARVAAGVFTAMIAFGQPSAAAETDVGPDSPTSMSPGTSTNAATAASGSSVPSAQASASSRHIDANSPPSNDTPQRLSAATRSGTPNASSRDPTKPEAAAIPVPPETAAVTQHTIRLDGRKLDYTATAGNLLLRDKSGQANASVFYVAYTVASKSPGTRPVTFLFNGGPGAGSVFLMMGSFGPKRAHTASPAITPPAPYVLDDNPDSLLASTDLVFIDAVGAGFSRVVGHGTGKDFWGVDKDLDAFSQFIDRYLTVNQRWNSPKYLLGESYGTARAAMLAYRLGQDNIGLNGVILMSSVLDSADFSPGSDFQSESYLPSFAAIAWYHDKIVPKPASLPAFLDEARAFARGPYAQALAQGDALPDAERDAIAARVAQFTGLDVGYVKRSRLRLYPSRFRSELLRDQGRSVGRYDARFEGLEFDGVSERPDYDASVTSVSSAFDAALHQHLAQDLHFTPTDRYRVFNDDALTQWDWKHREWWGEHLPVPYAAGDLAEAMRQNPQLRVMSLNGYFDLATPFYATEYALAHLGVDAPLRANVRLAYYPTGHMIYLDDAALHALKRDLTSFYAGAAAH from the coding sequence ATGGGCGTTCGTTTTGATTGTTCGTTGCGGGGGTCAGGAGCGGCGCGGTCAATGATGTCCGCTCGCGTGGCGGCGGGGGTTTTTACCGCGATGATCGCATTCGGTCAGCCATCCGCGGCAGCCGAAACCGATGTTGGGCCCGATTCGCCCACGAGCATGAGTCCTGGCACGAGCACGAACGCCGCAACAGCCGCTTCGGGGTCAAGCGTGCCGTCGGCGCAGGCGTCTGCGTCCAGCCGGCACATCGACGCAAATAGCCCGCCGAGCAACGACACGCCGCAGCGTTTGTCCGCCGCCACGCGCAGCGGCACACCCAACGCTTCTTCGCGCGATCCGACGAAGCCCGAAGCCGCCGCGATCCCCGTGCCGCCGGAAACCGCCGCGGTCACCCAGCACACGATCCGCCTCGACGGCCGCAAGCTCGACTACACCGCGACCGCCGGCAATCTGCTGCTGCGCGACAAAAGCGGCCAGGCCAACGCGAGCGTTTTCTACGTGGCGTACACGGTAGCCAGCAAATCGCCCGGCACGCGCCCGGTCACGTTCCTGTTCAACGGCGGCCCAGGCGCCGGCAGCGTGTTCCTGATGATGGGCTCGTTCGGACCGAAGCGGGCGCATACGGCGAGCCCCGCGATCACGCCGCCCGCGCCGTACGTACTCGACGACAACCCCGACAGCCTGCTCGCCAGCACCGACCTGGTCTTTATCGACGCCGTCGGCGCGGGCTTTTCGCGGGTCGTCGGGCACGGCACGGGCAAGGACTTCTGGGGCGTCGACAAGGATCTCGACGCGTTCTCGCAATTCATCGACCGTTATCTGACGGTGAACCAGCGCTGGAATTCGCCGAAGTATCTACTCGGCGAGTCGTACGGCACCGCGCGCGCCGCGATGCTGGCGTATCGCTTGGGCCAGGACAATATCGGGCTCAACGGCGTGATCCTGATGTCGTCGGTGCTCGATTCCGCCGACTTTTCACCGGGCTCCGATTTCCAGAGCGAAAGCTATCTGCCGAGCTTCGCCGCGATTGCGTGGTATCACGACAAGATCGTGCCGAAGCCGGCCAGCCTGCCGGCTTTTCTCGACGAGGCCCGCGCGTTCGCTCGCGGACCGTACGCGCAAGCACTGGCTCAGGGCGACGCGCTGCCCGACGCCGAGCGCGATGCGATCGCGGCACGCGTTGCACAGTTCACCGGACTCGACGTCGGCTATGTGAAGCGCAGCCGGTTGCGCTTGTATCCGTCGCGTTTTCGCAGTGAACTGCTGCGCGATCAGGGGCGCAGCGTCGGCCGTTACGACGCGCGTTTCGAAGGGCTCGAATTCGACGGCGTGTCCGAGCGCCCGGATTACGACGCGTCGGTGACCAGCGTGTCGAGCGCGTTCGACGCTGCACTGCATCAGCACCTCGCGCAAGACCTGCATTTCACGCCGACCGACCGTTACCGCGTTTTCAACGACGATGCGTTGACGCAATGGGACTGGAAGCATCGCGAATGGTGGGGCGAACATTTGCCGGTGCCGTACGCGGCGGGCGATCTGGCCGAGGCGATGCGGCAGAATCCGCAATTGCGCGTGATGTCGCTGAACGGCTATTTCGATCTCGCCACGCCGTTCTACGCGACCGAATACGCGCTCGCGCATCTCGGCGTGGACGCGCCGCTGCGCGCCAACGTGCGGCTCGCCTACTATCCGACCGGCCACATGATCTATCTCGACGACGCGGCGTTGCATGCGCTCAAGCGCGATCTGACGAGCTTTTATGCGGGGGCGGCGGCGCATTAG
- a CDS encoding aminotransferase class I/II-fold pyridoxal phosphate-dependent enzyme, whose protein sequence is MKYSNLVERLQGRRTSAWEIHRAAQQALASGEDVIVLSVGDPDFATPAPIVERAVEALRGGDTHYSAVSGREPVRVAIAEEHTRMTGCATRAANVILTAGAQNGVFAASLCLLQAGDEVIVPEPMYLTYEACVRAAGATLVAVPVDAARAFHIDCDVLEAAITPRTRAIFFATPCNPTGVVMPRVDLERIARLACEHDLWVLSDEVYAELTFEREHVSIGALPGMAERTVTLGSLSKSHAMAGWRVGWAIGPTELIEHWGRLALAMLYGLPGFIQEAALTALQHKAHIAAEMREIYRRRRDVVFERLHRVPGLRCLLPEAGMFMMVDVSGTGLDTVDFTWQLFRAKGVSLLDASAFGDTANGFVRLGFVVDEAQLIDACERIAAFVGGLKAARVSA, encoded by the coding sequence ATGAAGTACTCGAATCTGGTGGAGCGCCTGCAGGGCAGACGCACGTCGGCGTGGGAAATTCATCGCGCCGCGCAACAGGCGCTGGCCAGCGGCGAAGATGTCATCGTGCTGAGCGTGGGCGACCCCGATTTCGCGACGCCCGCGCCAATTGTCGAGCGCGCGGTCGAGGCATTGCGCGGCGGCGACACACACTACAGCGCGGTGTCCGGCCGCGAACCCGTGCGTGTGGCGATCGCCGAAGAGCACACGCGCATGACCGGCTGCGCCACCCGCGCGGCCAACGTGATCCTGACCGCCGGCGCGCAGAATGGCGTATTCGCCGCGTCGCTGTGCCTGCTGCAAGCCGGCGACGAAGTGATCGTCCCCGAGCCGATGTATCTGACTTACGAGGCCTGCGTGCGCGCGGCGGGCGCCACGCTGGTGGCCGTGCCGGTCGACGCCGCGCGCGCCTTTCATATCGACTGCGACGTGCTCGAAGCGGCGATCACGCCGCGCACCCGGGCCATTTTCTTTGCGACGCCGTGCAATCCCACCGGCGTGGTGATGCCGCGTGTCGATCTGGAACGCATCGCACGGCTCGCTTGCGAGCATGATCTGTGGGTGCTGTCCGACGAGGTGTATGCAGAGCTCACGTTCGAACGCGAGCATGTGAGCATCGGGGCGTTGCCCGGCATGGCGGAGCGCACGGTGACGCTCGGCAGTCTGTCGAAATCGCATGCCATGGCGGGCTGGCGCGTCGGTTGGGCGATTGGCCCGACAGAGTTGATCGAGCATTGGGGGCGGCTCGCGCTCGCCATGCTCTATGGTTTGCCGGGCTTTATCCAGGAGGCCGCGTTGACGGCGTTGCAGCATAAGGCGCACATCGCCGCTGAAATGCGCGAGATCTATCGGCGTCGCCGCGACGTGGTGTTCGAGCGCCTGCATCGCGTGCCGGGTTTGCGCTGTCTGCTGCCCGAAGCGGGCATGTTCATGATGGTCGACGTGAGCGGCACCGGCCTCGATACGGTCGATTTCACGTGGCAACTGTTTCGCGCGAAAGGCGTGTCGCTGCTCGACGCGAGCGCGTTCGGCGATACCGCGAATGGCTTCGTGCGGCTCGGTTTCGTGGTCGATGAAGCGCAACTGATCGACGCGTGCGAGCGGATCGCGGCGTTTGTCGGCGGATTGAAGGCGGCGCGGGTATCGGCGTAG
- a CDS encoding helix-turn-helix domain-containing protein, which produces MTLDLLPQQACCPDPLARATRLSRESDTAHGRIHLAPAVLQGAIVAVITRDTRGLALNDAQRLTHFPASPLVSLSAFQHMNGGLVDRTPDGPRWQPFSASVMLSGSQSQPTVSWSPTGGRGCMICFTADTARSLFGLDPAAVQDRFVPAQTVLGEVWQPLLQALLDAPDDAATFAALQQHLAARWQALQGRASATPSLRQIGRHWVERLGLQAHEWRNTHSARQVERRIKAHSGRSLREWQWLVKTEGVFFNARDRYDAGESVDWAAVAFDEGFADQAHLSRTAKRITGFSPGEFAQRFAEDESFWLYRLWV; this is translated from the coding sequence ATGACACTCGACTTGCTTCCGCAACAGGCGTGCTGCCCCGATCCGCTCGCGCGCGCCACGCGACTCTCCCGTGAGAGCGACACCGCGCATGGGCGGATTCATCTTGCGCCCGCCGTATTGCAAGGCGCGATCGTCGCGGTGATCACTCGCGACACGCGCGGCCTGGCACTGAACGACGCGCAACGTCTGACGCATTTTCCGGCGTCGCCGCTGGTGAGTCTGTCGGCGTTTCAGCACATGAACGGCGGACTCGTGGACCGCACTCCCGACGGGCCGCGCTGGCAGCCATTCAGTGCGTCCGTGATGCTGTCGGGCAGCCAGTCCCAGCCAACCGTCAGCTGGTCGCCTACGGGTGGCCGTGGCTGCATGATCTGCTTCACGGCGGATACCGCGCGGTCGCTGTTCGGGCTCGATCCGGCAGCCGTGCAGGACCGCTTCGTCCCCGCGCAAACGGTGCTCGGCGAGGTCTGGCAGCCGCTACTGCAAGCGCTGCTCGACGCCCCCGACGATGCGGCCACGTTCGCCGCCTTGCAGCAACATCTGGCCGCGCGCTGGCAAGCGTTGCAGGGCCGCGCGTCGGCCACGCCGTCGTTGCGGCAGATCGGCCGTCATTGGGTCGAACGTCTCGGTCTGCAGGCGCATGAATGGCGCAATACGCACAGCGCGCGTCAGGTCGAACGCCGGATCAAGGCGCATAGCGGACGGTCGCTGCGTGAATGGCAATGGCTCGTCAAAACCGAAGGCGTGTTCTTCAACGCGCGGGACCGCTACGACGCGGGCGAATCCGTCGATTGGGCCGCAGTGGCCTTCGACGAAGGGTTCGCCGATCAGGCTCATTTGAGCCGCACGGCCAAACGCATCACCGGTTTTTCGCCGGGCGAATTCGCGCAGCGTTTTGCCGAGGATGAATCGTTCTGGCTGTACCGGTTGTGGGTTTGA
- a CDS encoding VRR-NUC domain-containing protein, which yields MATGARSDLRSDVPYYLLNFERALAWLAERYDDLLDTEEQAFLRAFAGLPQASRALLVRMLMRQGTLFRASRLTYDEVGCPLLAAAPMTALGWIDTEPGLTLENLFALTTRPALLEIFAEAIALIPGARALRKADLLETLRPFYEGEGGSGLEGDAENPTERPLSSWHSATSDRILHVAIAPLCERLRLMFFGNLQQDWSEFVLADLGVFQYETVPFAPSSRAFQQRADVDVYLALHACREALDWLPDDDAEPAAIDTLIATIREIATSNAWLETRRAKLLFRIGQHCERRQNWAAALAVYAACAWPGARHRRVRVLERSERFGEAFALAGEACAAPESEEEAQRVARMMPRLRRKLGEPMVRVAAARPVERSTLVLPKPEDALPVEYVTRDHLTCETAPVHYVENALINSLFGLLCWEPVFAALPGAFFHPFQRGPADLHAPDFQARRAAQFAACLAQLDSDAYRETILRHLQSKAGLQSPFVFWGMLTPELVALALDCLPAAHLKLWFERLLHDIRSNRSGLPDLIRFWPAERRYELIEVKGPGDRLQDNQIRWLAYCVEHGMPVRVVDVRWVGDDATAAALSIHATESPP from the coding sequence TTGGCAACCGGCGCCCGGTCAGATCTGCGGTCTGACGTCCCTTACTATCTGCTGAACTTCGAGCGTGCGCTGGCGTGGCTGGCCGAGCGCTACGACGACCTGCTCGACACCGAGGAACAGGCGTTTCTGCGCGCTTTCGCGGGCTTGCCGCAGGCGTCGCGCGCGCTGCTGGTGCGCATGCTGATGCGCCAGGGCACGCTGTTCCGCGCGAGCCGGCTCACTTACGACGAGGTCGGCTGCCCGTTGCTCGCGGCCGCGCCGATGACGGCGCTCGGCTGGATCGATACCGAACCCGGTCTCACGCTTGAGAACCTGTTCGCGCTGACTACGCGGCCGGCGTTGCTGGAGATTTTTGCGGAGGCGATTGCGCTGATTCCTGGCGCGAGGGCGTTGCGTAAGGCCGATTTGCTGGAAACGTTGCGGCCGTTTTATGAGGGTGAGGGCGGTAGCGGCCTTGAAGGCGACGCTGAAAACCCGACCGAACGTCCCCTTTCCTCGTGGCACAGCGCCACGTCCGATCGCATTCTCCACGTCGCGATCGCGCCGCTCTGCGAGCGTCTGCGGCTGATGTTCTTCGGCAATTTGCAGCAGGACTGGTCGGAGTTCGTGCTCGCCGATCTCGGCGTGTTCCAGTATGAAACGGTGCCGTTCGCGCCGTCGTCGCGCGCATTCCAGCAGCGGGCCGACGTCGATGTCTATCTCGCGCTGCATGCGTGCCGTGAAGCGCTGGACTGGCTGCCGGACGACGACGCGGAGCCGGCGGCAATCGACACGCTGATCGCTACCATCCGCGAGATTGCAACGTCGAACGCGTGGCTCGAAACGCGTCGCGCGAAACTGCTGTTCCGGATCGGACAGCATTGCGAACGCCGGCAGAACTGGGCCGCCGCGCTCGCCGTTTACGCGGCTTGCGCATGGCCCGGCGCGCGTCATCGGCGCGTGCGCGTGCTTGAACGCAGTGAGCGTTTCGGCGAAGCGTTCGCGCTGGCCGGCGAGGCCTGCGCCGCGCCGGAAAGCGAAGAAGAAGCGCAGCGTGTCGCGCGGATGATGCCGCGTCTGCGGCGCAAGCTCGGCGAGCCGATGGTTCGCGTGGCGGCGGCGCGTCCGGTGGAGCGCAGCACGCTGGTGTTGCCTAAACCTGAAGATGCGCTACCGGTCGAATACGTCACGCGCGACCATCTCACCTGCGAAACCGCGCCGGTGCATTACGTCGAGAACGCGCTGATCAATTCGCTATTCGGCTTGCTGTGTTGGGAACCGGTATTCGCCGCGTTGCCCGGCGCGTTTTTTCATCCGTTCCAGCGCGGTCCGGCCGATCTGCATGCGCCGGATTTTCAGGCGCGTCGCGCGGCGCAATTCGCGGCGTGTCTCGCGCAACTCGACAGCGACGCTTATCGCGAGACGATTTTGCGGCATCTGCAGAGCAAGGCGGGTTTGCAATCGCCGTTCGTGTTCTGGGGAATGCTGACGCCGGAACTGGTTGCGCTCGCACTCGACTGTCTGCCGGCCGCGCATCTGAAGCTGTGGTTCGAGCGCTTGTTGCACGATATTCGAAGCAATCGCTCGGGGTTGCCGGATCTGATCCGTTTCTGGCCAGCCGAACGTCGCTATGAGTTGATCGAAGTGAAAGGACCGGGCGACCGTTTGCAAGACAACCAGATTCGCTGGCTCGCGTACTGCGTGGAGCACGGCATGCCGGTGCGCGTGGTCGACGTGCGCTGGGTGGGGGATGACGCCACCGCCGCCGCCCTCAGCATCCACGCTACCGAGTCGCCCCCATGA
- a CDS encoding LUD domain-containing protein produces MATREAFLEKVRQAQPAARPRPDVPLFDAVGGDLRARFTAALQAMGGTCVEVASAADVSALIRERFGDAASVASATPEVAGTRALTADTEPASLQDIDVGVVRARFGVAETGSVWFSEREYVVNALGYIVQHLIVLLDPAELMDGLQDVYRRDDFRGARYAALVTGPSATADIEGVLIRGAQGVRSLMVVWVAAR; encoded by the coding sequence ATGGCAACGCGTGAGGCGTTTCTGGAGAAGGTGCGGCAAGCGCAACCGGCTGCGCGGCCACGGCCCGACGTGCCGTTGTTCGACGCGGTGGGCGGCGATCTGCGTGCGCGTTTTACGGCTGCGTTACAGGCAATGGGCGGGACTTGCGTCGAAGTTGCCTCGGCTGCCGACGTGAGCGCGCTGATCCGCGAGCGCTTCGGCGACGCGGCGTCGGTGGCGTCGGCTACGCCGGAAGTCGCGGGCACTCGTGCGCTGACAGCGGATACCGAACCGGCGTCGTTGCAGGATATCGATGTCGGTGTGGTGCGAGCGCGCTTCGGTGTCGCCGAAACCGGCTCGGTGTGGTTCAGCGAACGTGAGTATGTGGTCAACGCGCTGGGCTACATCGTGCAGCATCTGATCGTGTTGCTCGATCCGGCCGAGTTGATGGACGGCTTGCAGGACGTCTACCGGCGCGACGATTTCCGCGGCGCGCGTTATGCGGCGCTGGTCACCGGACCGTCGGCGACGGCGGATATCGAAGGCGTGCTGATTCGCGGCGCGCAAGGGGTGCGCTCGCTGATGGTGGTGTGGGTGGCCGCGCGATAG